One genomic segment of Cellulophaga sp. HaHaR_3_176 includes these proteins:
- the guaB gene encoding IMP dehydrogenase — protein sequence MQAHLDKIVGEGLTYDDVLLVPAFSEVLPREVNIQTKFTRNITINVPIVSAAMDTVTESKMAIAMAQEGGIGVLHKNMSIEQQALKVRKVKRAESGMIIDPVTLPLNSVVRDAKACMKEFSIGGIPIVDAEDKLIGIVTNRDLRFEKNNDRPIAEVMTTKNLVTVAEGTSLEQAEDILQENKIEKLPVVDKDYKLVGLITFRDITKLTQKPIANKDQYGRLRVAAALGVTADAVERAEALVNAGVDAVVIDTAHGHTRGVVDVLKKVKAKFPDLDVIVGNIATGEAAKYLVEAGADAVKVGIGPGSICTTRIIAGVGFPQFSAVLEVAAAIKGSGVPVIADGGIRYTGDIPKAIAAGADTVMLGSLLAGTKESPGETIIYEGRKFKSYRGMGSVEAMKQGSKDRYFQDVEDDIKKLVPEGIVGRVPYKGDLFESIHQFIGGLKAGMGYCGAKDIATLQDTGRFVKITASGINESHPHDVTITKESPNYSR from the coding sequence ATGCAAGCACATCTTGATAAAATTGTTGGAGAAGGTCTTACTTATGATGACGTACTCTTAGTCCCAGCTTTTTCTGAAGTACTTCCAAGAGAAGTAAATATTCAAACAAAATTTACACGTAACATTACTATTAATGTTCCAATTGTATCTGCCGCTATGGATACTGTTACTGAGTCAAAAATGGCAATTGCTATGGCTCAAGAAGGCGGTATTGGTGTGTTACATAAAAACATGTCAATAGAGCAACAAGCGCTTAAAGTACGTAAAGTAAAAAGGGCAGAAAGCGGTATGATTATCGACCCAGTAACTTTACCATTAAACTCTGTAGTTCGCGATGCAAAAGCATGTATGAAAGAATTTAGTATTGGAGGTATTCCGATTGTTGATGCAGAGGATAAATTGATTGGTATCGTTACAAATAGAGATTTACGTTTTGAGAAAAACAATGATCGTCCTATTGCTGAAGTGATGACTACTAAAAATTTAGTAACAGTTGCAGAAGGTACTTCGTTAGAGCAAGCAGAAGATATTTTACAAGAAAATAAAATTGAAAAATTACCAGTTGTTGATAAAGACTATAAATTAGTTGGTTTAATAACTTTTAGAGATATTACAAAGCTTACTCAAAAACCAATTGCGAATAAAGATCAATATGGTCGGTTAAGAGTTGCAGCTGCTTTAGGTGTAACTGCAGATGCTGTTGAAAGAGCAGAAGCGTTAGTAAATGCAGGTGTTGATGCTGTTGTTATTGATACTGCTCATGGGCATACAAGAGGTGTGGTTGATGTTTTGAAAAAAGTAAAAGCTAAATTTCCTGATTTAGATGTTATTGTAGGTAATATAGCAACAGGTGAAGCTGCTAAATATTTAGTAGAAGCAGGTGCTGATGCTGTTAAAGTAGGTATTGGCCCAGGTTCAATATGTACAACACGTATTATTGCTGGGGTAGGTTTTCCTCAATTTTCTGCTGTATTAGAAGTTGCTGCTGCTATTAAAGGCAGTGGTGTTCCTGTAATTGCAGATGGTGGTATTCGTTATACGGGTGATATTCCAAAAGCAATTGCAGCAGGTGCAGATACGGTAATGTTAGGATCGCTATTAGCAGGAACTAAAGAGTCTCCTGGAGAAACTATTATATACGAGGGAAGAAAATTCAAATCATATCGAGGAATGGGATCTGTTGAAGCGATGAAACAAGGCTCAAAAGATCGTTATTTCCAAGATGTAGAAGATGATATTAAAAAATTAGTGCCAGAAGGTATTGTAGGTCGTGTACCTTACAAAGGAGATTTGTTTGAGAGTATACATCAATTTATTGGTGGTCTTAAAGCAGGTATGGGTTATTGTGGAGCAAAAGATATTGCAACACTCCAAGATACTGGTAGGTTTGTGAAAATTACAGCAAGTGGTATTAATGAAAGTCACCCACATGATGTAACAATTACAAAAGAATCTCCTAATTATAGTAGGTAG